From Deltaproteobacteria bacterium:
CTGAGCAGCCACCAGCGCTCGCTCCGCGGCTCGGCGGCCGCGCGCGCCGCGCTGCGCAAGGCATCGGGTCTGACCGCCCGCGTCCTCGTGGTCGACCACCTCGGCAGCGCGCGCTCGCCGCTCGCCGGGGTGCTGCGCGGCGCGGGTTACGACGTCGTGCTGGTCGGGAGCGGGCCGGCCGCCCTCGCCGCGCTCGAGCAGGAGGGCGCGGACGTCCTCCTCACGGATCTCTACATGCCCGAGATGACCGGCTGGGACCTGACGCGGGTCGTGCGGGCGCGCGGCATCGCCGGCACGCGCGGTCGGCCCCTCTGCGTGGGCCTCT
This genomic window contains:
- a CDS encoding response regulator yields the protein MDRGLSSHQRSLRGSAAARAALRKASGLTARVLVVDHLGSARSPLAGVLRGAGYDVVLVGSGPAALAALEQEGADVLLTDLYMPEMTGWDLTRVVRARGIAGTRGRPLCVGLYSAVLSGVSRALLARAQVDFAITKPGDPETILEAVERALAWAEVA